The stretch of DNA CACTATACAAACAAGCttcgaaaacaaaagaaaaattagaatcAACACTTCAAGACACAATATACACAACCCTAATAAGAGAAAacctaaataacaataataaccacTCATGGTtcagaaagacaataaaaatactTAATAACCCAGAACCACAACCAGTATACTCATTCACATGAAAACTCCAAATAGCTACTAGCACTCCTATTCGAGCAGCTGCATCATAATCCATTAAGCAAAAGAGCGAGAAATCATAATACATAACAtcaaaatacaaatatgaaagaGCAAGACGGTTTGCCCGTCAACTATTATTCTAAGTCTATATTTCCTTTCACCAATCTTTTCCcctactcttctctcctccaaccACTATACCCTTCTTTCCCCCAAACTATCTATCCCCTCCcaaatccatatatatatatatatatatatatatatatatatatatatatatatatatatgtatatatatatatatatatatatatatatatatatatatatatatatatatatatatatatatatatatatatatatatatatatatatatatatatatatatatatatatatatatatatatatatgtatatatatatatatatatatatatatatatatatatatatatatatatatatatatatatatatatatatatatatatatatatatatatatatatatatatatatatatatatatatgtatatatctatatatatatattgtgtgtgtatgtgtgtgtgtgttgtgtgtgtgtgtatgtatatgtgtatgtgtatgtgtatatatagttgtgtatatgtgtgtgtgtgtatataaataatgtgtgtgtgtgtgtgtgtgtgtgtgtgtatatgtgtatgtatgtgtgtgtgtgtgtgtatatgtgtgtgtgtgtgtgtatgtgtatatgtgtgtgtgtgtgtgtgtgtgtgtgtgtgtatgtgtatatatatgtgtgtatgtatgtatgtgtatgtatgtatatgtgtgtgtgtatgtatgtatgtatgtatatgtgtatgtgtgtgtgtatgtgtgtatgtatatgtgtatgtatgtatgtatatatgtatatatgtatgtgtatatatatatatatatatgtatatatatatatatatatatatatatatatatgtatatgtgtatatatatatatatgtgtgtatatatatatatatatatatatatatatgtatatatatatatatatatatatatatatatatatatatatatatatatatatatatatatatatatatatatatatatatatatatatatatatatatatatatatatatatatatatatatatgtatatatatatatatatatatatatatatatatatatatatatatatatatatatatatatatatatatatatatatatatatatatatatatatatatatatatatgtatatgtatatatatatatatatatatatatatgtatgtatatatatatatatatgtgtgtatgtatatgtgtgtatgtgtgtatgtgtgtgtgtgtgtatgtatgtgtgtatgtgtgtgtgtatgtgtgtgtgtgtatgtatgtgtgtatatgtgtgtgtgtgtgtgtgtgtgtatatatatgtgatatatatgtgtatatgtgtgtgtgtgtatgtgtgtgtgtatatgtgtgtatatatgtatgtgtgtatatatgtatatatatatatatgtatatatatatatgtatatatatatatatatatatatatatatatatatatatatatatatatatatatatatatatatatatatatatatatatatatatatatatgtatatatatatatatatatatgtatatatatatatatatatatatatatatatatatatgtatatatatgtgtatatgtatgtatgtatatatatatgtatatatgtatatatgtatatatatatatatatatatatatatatatatatatgtatatatatatatatatatatatatatatatatatatatatatatatatatatatatatatatatattatatatgtgtgtgtgtatatatatatgtatatatatgtgtatatatatatatatatatatatatatatatatatatatgtatatggatatatatatatatatatatgtatatatatacatacatatatatacatatacatatatacatatatgtatatgtatgtatgtacatgtatatgtgtgtgtgtgtgtgtgtgtatgtgtgtgtgtgtgtgtgtgtgtgtgtgtgtgtgtgtgtgtgtacatgtgtgtgtgtgtgtgtgtgtgtgtataatatgtgtgtgtgtgtgtgtgtgtgtgtgtgtgtgtgtgtgtgtatgtgtatgtgtgtgtgtgtgtgtgtatgtgtatatatatgtgtgtgtgtgtatgtatacatatatgtgtgtatatatgtatgtatgtgtgtgtgtatgtatatatgtatgtatatatgtgtatgtatatatatatatatatatatatatatatatatatatatatatatatatatatatatatatatatgtatatatatgtatatgtatatatgtatgtgtatgtgtatatatatgtatatatgtgtatatatgtatatatatatatatatgtatgtgtatatatatatatgtatgtgtgtatgtatatatatatatatatatatatgtatatatatatgtatatatatgtatatatatatatgtatatgtatgtgtatgtatatatgtatatatatgtatgtatatatatgtatatatatatgtatatatatatatgtatatatatatatatatatatatatatatatatgtgtatatatatatatatatatatatatatatatatatgtatatatatatatatatgtatatatatatatatatatatatatatatatatatatatatatatatatatatatatatatatatatatatatatatatatatatatatatatgtatatatatatatatatatatatatatatatatatatgtatgtgtatgtatatatatatatatgtgtatgtgtatatgtatatatatgtgtgtgtgtgtgtgtgtgtgtatgtgtgtgtgtgtgtgtgtgtgtatgtgtgtatgtgtatatgtgtatatatgtgtatatatatgtatatatgtgtatgtatatatatatatatatatatgtatatatatatatatgtatatgtatatatatatatatatatatatatatatatatatatatatatatatatgtatatatatatatatatatatatatatatatatatatatatatgtgtatgatatatatatatatatatatatatatatatgtatatatatatatatatatatatgcatatttgtcacacatataatatattatatatatatatgtatactgtcctataatataatatatatatgtatatgatatatatatatatatatatatatgtatatatatatatatatatatatatatatatatatgtgttctTTGTCTCTGTTGGAGATATCGTCTTGTTGCATTGCTGAATATAGTGTatgtgggtgttgtgtgtgtgtgtgtgtgtgtgtgtgtgtgtgtgtgtttgtgtgtgtgtgtgtgttgtgtgtgtgtgtgtgtgtgtgtgtgtgtgtgtgtgtgtgtgtgtatgtaaagagggagatggagaggctTATCATCAGcttatcattttacattttaacCCAACTCCTGATACCTTAATGcttgtggtggagagagagagagagagagagagagagagaaagagagagtctcACCTTCCAACACTGAGGCGGAACTTGGTCGCTGGTGTGCCCACGTGGAAGAATCCGTACTTAGCCCACCGATGTTCTCCCTCGTAATCGTGCAGGTCAATCCGTAGCTCCTGCAAGGTGGTGGAGGTCAGCTGGTGCAGAAGGTCAAGGCCCAGCCAGAATTCACCCTCCAGGTCGCCGAACCCCAACTGATACTCGATCCAAGTGCGGAAGAAATCTTGGCGGACGGTATCACTGGTGCGCCGCTGGAAGACGGTCCAACCCCCGCCGTCGACGGTGTTGTCGCAAAACACGGTGACGCGGTGGTGAGGTTGCCCAGGGAAAGGGTATACCTGGCGCAGGCCGCTCCCACTGTCCCCGGAGTCCAGTAAGTCCTTGCAGTGACGTGGCCGAGATTCCCATTTGTTTACAGCAACACTGACCTGCTGCACCACTTCCCTTGCATCCTGCAAAGCATAGGGCAAAGAGAGAGGCCATGTTTACGTCACACGTGGAGACGGAGATCGGCGTCCTGCATTGCCACTCATTAAAATCCAACACAAAGGATGGTGACTCATTTGAGTCTCAAGCTTACATCAAAATGCATTATGGAAATCCATCACAGCTCGATAGATTTAGATTTTGTTTGGGATAACACTACATCTTGTCGGAGAGCCAGACAACGTGTCAGGTATAGTGCTAACTTGACTTACCTCCACGAGGGACGCGTAGCGGTTGACCTCTTGCCCCGTCCTACAGGAGTCCAGGGCGGCAGCCACGCAAGTGTCATTGTAGCCTGCGACCGTCAGTAGACTGGATAAAAGAGAGCGATCGTTCTTGAGGCCTGAACAGCTATTCTCCTCAGCAACGGGAAGCGCGCTGTTTGCCTGGGTCACGGCCACACTCATGGTGAGGAGCACAAGGAACTTCATCGCAAGTAATTGCTGTCCAGAGCAGCTAACCAAGGCGACCGTGGCGGTGAGCACTGTGGAGCGGAGTGGCATGTCTTGAGCCCTTTGACTCTCCATGGGTAACTTAATCTTGGTTACCAAAGTTGCAAGAATATGGCGATCATTTGGTAAGGATGCCAGTTCGTCTGTTATCGCGCTAGCAACAGATACACCAGCAGGATCTTCCCATCTTTTTTGTGTTGTGAGTGTTAAGAGTTGTGACGTCATGTACTACAGAAATAGAATGTGATGCTACCATGAGCAAGGCTGACGTATTGGTAAAGCTTAGCACAGATTGGAGATATTTCTAAAATGATGTATTGAAGGTAGGTACTACACCTTTGAACG from Portunus trituberculatus isolate SZX2019 chromosome 9, ASM1759143v1, whole genome shotgun sequence encodes:
- the LOC123501418 gene encoding microfibril-associated glycoprotein 4-like isoform X2, with the protein product MESQRAQDMPLRSTVLTATVALVSCSGQQLLAMKFLVLLTMSVAVTQANSALPVAEENSCSGLKNDRSLLSSLLTVAGYNDTCVAAALDSCRTGQEVNRYASLVEDAREVVQQVSVAVNKWESRPRHCKDLLDSGDSGSGLRQVYPFPGQPHHRVTVFCDNTVDGGGWTVFQRRTSDTVRQDFFRTWIEYQLGFGDLEGEFWLGLDLLHQLTSTTLQELRIDLHDYEGEHRWAKYGFFHVGTPATKFRLSVGSGDAGDGLSGKSGQAFSTHDADNDAWDDNCAKKYRGAYWYTACHSSNLNGYQYVGNHTTYADGINWYNWRGHHYSLKRTSMKIRPTF
- the LOC123501418 gene encoding microfibril-associated glycoprotein 4-like isoform X1 translates to MESQRAQDMPLRSTVLTATVALVSCSGQQLLAMKFLVLLTMSVAVTQANSALPVAEENSCSGLKNDRSLLSSLLTVAGYNDTCVAAALDSCRTGQEVNRYASLVEDAREVVQQVSVAVNKWESRPRHCKDLLDSGDSGSGLRQVYPFPGQPHHRVTVFCDNTVDGGGWTVFQRRTSDTVRQDFFRTWIEYQLGFGDLEGEFWLGLDLLHQLTSTTLQELRIDLHDYEGEHRWAKYGFFHVGTPATKFRLSVGRYSGDAGDGLSGKSGQAFSTHDADNDAWDDNCAKKYRGAYWYTACHSSNLNGYQYVGNHTTYADGINWYNWRGHHYSLKRTSMKIRPTF
- the LOC123501418 gene encoding fibrinogen C domain-containing protein 1-like isoform X3, giving the protein MESQRAQDMPLRSTVLTATVALVSCSGQQLLAMKFLVLLTMSVAVTQANSALPVAEENSCSGLKNDRSLLSSLLTVAGYNDTCVAAALDSCRTGQEVNRYASLVEDAREVVQQVSVAVNKWESRPRHCKDLLDSGDSGSGLRQVYPFPGQPHHRVTVFCDNTVDGGGWTVFQRRTSDTVRQDFFRTWIEYQLGFGDLEGEFWLGLDLLHQLTSTTLQELRIDLHDYEGEHRWAKYGFFHVGTPATKFRLSVGRDEQPFRKSSDHAGTPQNA